The Misgurnus anguillicaudatus chromosome 12, ASM2758022v2, whole genome shotgun sequence region AGATTGCTGTGCTGCCTTAGTTTGCAAATAACATATGTTGTTTAGTAAATCTAGCATAAAACAGTCTTTTTTGTTGCTGGTATACATCGAATTCTAAAGAATGACAACTTACCGCAGAGGTCATCTTGGCTAAATTCTTTGCCCCATGCCATATGTCCCATGAGTGAACAATTCCTTTGTCTTTATAGCGACCAGTTGTTTTATCCTACAAAGGAGATAAGAGCACCATACAAATCATAATGTACACATGTGTAACACATCAAAAGCCTTCTCTGGTAATGGTTTCAATCATACAAACTTACTCATAACAGAGGCAATTTGTGTGTGAGCATCAGTGCAAATTTCTGCAATCTTAACTTCACCAAGAAGCTTGTCCATGGTCCTGACAAAAGCCTCTTTCTCCATGATCACAGAATTGCGTGAAGTCTGCCTCTTATCGATGGTAACAACTGAGATGATTTTCTTTGAATCATTCTCCATGGCAGTGTAGGAGCAATACTGGGCACAGTAGCCAGGACTGTCCATTCGTCCATCTGCTGTACCGGAAAAAATTATTCTGTTAATAATCACTGATATACActttaaatgacaaacaagcatagtattaacattaaacaaacatttagGAATTTCTATAATAGTTAATAATTATtctaataaagaaaaacaataacaacaaaaacgatatataaaaataaactagTAAATAATGTGATAATTGCTACTTTAGtccgtgtttttttttattaacttgGAACATACCTAATATGACAATGCCATCTTTATTCTTCACACGTTGAATGGCTGCAGATCTCTTCTCCTCCCACACGTTCTTTATTGCTCCAATGCAATAGGTGTCctgaattttaaaaaatgtgtcctTCCCTAGAAAGCCCATGTTCATATAGTTGAATAGGTGTGCTACTTTGTAGTAATTATTTCCTGACAGGAGAATGTTTGTGGCCATCATAAAATCTCCTGCATGCATGCCGTATTTAAGTGTGGGCTGTGAATTGCACACCCATACTTTGTGTCCTTTTGAACACATCTAAAAGATCATGACACAGTAGATTAATTGCATTTATGCACTGACACATAATATGTTATAAACTACAGACAATTTGTAATAAACACCAGCTGTTGGACAGAAATACTTTGTTAATGTAAATTCATatgaaaatttaaaattacatttcataaatatatagtatgatGTTTAAATGGGCactattagaaaaaaaaattcacgcACAACAAAAACtagaattaaatatttaaaaaaaaaactccatGCGTGTTTGCATATTTACCCAGTGTATGACAGTGCCAGTTCCCCTTGAGGAAAGATGGACTTCAAAAGGTCCAGAAGCATGGCACGACACATTCGTAACTGTCTCAATGAAATTACACCTCCCAATCGGCAGCGGCAAAAATGTGACCAGGTGTTTCAGCATTGACTCATAGACGATTGATGCCTTTTGTCCAATGATGTCTTCTTCACACATGACACGTTGGATGCCAGAAGACATGGATACATGATCTTCTCGTACTGGTACCACTTCATTTTGCGTTGCAAGATTAATGGTCTCTTCAAGGCCAATCACTGGAAGCTCCTGAATCTTCACAAAGTCTTTATTGCCTCTTCCAGTTctgtaaatatttaatgtaaataataaaatgtctACTTTTGTCATAATCAAATTTTAACAATCTTTAATGTCATTGATGTTGCCTGCGACAGTTTATGCTGGTACatgttaaaaaaagttattcTACAGAATAGGTCTTCAACCCTGCACCTTTCATCTTatagtcctgcagagtttagcttttATCAGAACACAACATAACCACCTCTGGGTTGCTTTTCAAGATAACATTCCAAACTTGATTTTATACAGTATAATCTATTCAGGACATTGATCTTACATGGTAAATGGACTGGACTTATATATCGCTTTCACAGACCACATGGCCACCAAAGCACTTTAcattgcctcacattcacccattcatacaccgacggtgGTGTCAGTCATACAAGGCACCATCCAGCACGTCGGGaacagctggggttaggtgtcttgctcatgGACACATTGACACTTGGTCAAGTGGAAccagggattgaaccaccaaccgtCGGGTTTGTAAACAACCCACTTGAACCACTAACCCACTG contains the following coding sequences:
- the LOC129445948 gene encoding uncharacterized protein isoform X2; the encoded protein is MSSGIQRVMCEEDIIGQKASIVYESMLKHLVTFLPLPIGRCNFIETVTNVSCHASGPFEVHLSSRGTGTVIHWMCSKGHKVWVCNSQPTLKYGMHAGDFMMATNILLSGNNYYKVAHLFNYMNMGFLGKDTFFKIQDTYCIGAIKNVWEEKRSAAIQRVKNKDGIVILADGRMDSPGYCAQYCSYTAMENDSKKIISVVTIDKRQTSRNSVIMEKEAFVRTMDKLLGEVKIAEICTDAHTQIASVMR
- the LOC129445948 gene encoding uncharacterized protein isoform X1, coding for MTKVDILLFTLNIYRTGRGNKDFVKIQELPVIGLEETINLATQNEVVPVREDHVSMSSGIQRVMCEEDIIGQKASIVYESMLKHLVTFLPLPIGRCNFIETVTNVSCHASGPFEVHLSSRGTGTVIHWMCSKGHKVWVCNSQPTLKYGMHAGDFMMATNILLSGNNYYKVAHLFNYMNMGFLGKDTFFKIQDTYCIGAIKNVWEEKRSAAIQRVKNKDGIVILADGRMDSPGYCAQYCSYTAMENDSKKIISVVTIDKRQTSRNSVIMEKEAFVRTMDKLLGEVKIAEICTDAHTQIASVMR